A section of the Camelus dromedarius isolate mCamDro1 chromosome 14, mCamDro1.pat, whole genome shotgun sequence genome encodes:
- the FAM43B gene encoding protein FAM43B produces MLPWRRNKFVLVEDEAKCKAKSLSPGLAYTSLLSSFLRSCPDLLPDWPLERLGRVFRSRRQKVELNKEDPTYTVWYLGNAVTLHAKGDGCTDDAVGKIWARCGPGGGTKMKLTLGPHGIRMQPCERGGSGGSGGRRPAHAYLLPRITYCAADGRHPRVFAWVYRHQARHKAVVLRCHAVLLARAHKARALARLLRQTALAAFSDFKRLQRQSDARHVRQQHLRAGGAAASVPRAPLRRLLNAKCAYRPPPAERGRGAPRLSSIQEEDEDQDEEAEEREEGDPQRERPEVLSLARELRTCSLRGAPAPPLPSQLRRWKAGPRERAAQAR; encoded by the coding sequence ATGCTGCCCTGGAGACGTAACAAATTCGTGCTAGTGGAGGACGAGGCCAAGTGCAAGGCGAAGAGCCTGAGCCCGGGGCTTGCCTACACGTCGCTGCTCTCCAGCTTCCTGCGCTCCTGCCCGGACCTGCTGCCCGACTGGCCGCTGGAGCGCCTGGGCCGCGTGTTCCGCAGCCGGCGCCAGAAAGTGGAGCTCAACAAGGAGGACCCGACCTACACCGTGTGGTACCTGGGCAACGCCGTCACCCTGCATGCCAAGGGCGACGGCTGCACCGACGACGCCGTGGGCAAGATCTGGGCTCGCTGCGGGCCGGGTGGGGGCACCAAGATGAAGCTGACGCTGGGGCCGCACGGCATCCGCATGCAGCCGTGCGAGCGCGGCGGCTCGGGGGGCTCCGGGGGCCGCAGGCCGGCGCACGCCTACCTGCTGCCGCGCATCACCTACTGCGCGGCGGACGGGCGCCACCCGCGCGTCTTCGCCTGGGTCTACCGCCACCAGGCTCGCCACAAGGCCGTGGTGCTGCGCTGCCACGCCGTGCTGCTGGCGCGGGCGCACAAGGCGCGCGCCCTGGCCCGCCTGCTCCGCCAGACCGCGCTGGCTGCCTTCAGCGACTTCAAGCGCCTGCAGCGCCAGAGCGACGCGCGCCACGTGCGCCAGCAGCACCTCCGCGCTGGGGGCGCCGCCGCCTCGGTGCCCCGCGCCCCGCTGCGCCGGCTGCTCAACGCCAAATGCGCCTACCGGCCGCCGCCCGCGGAGCGCGGCCGCGGGGCGCCGCGCCTCAGCAGCATccaggaggaggacgaggaccAGGACGAGGAGGCAGAGGAGCGCGAGGAAGGAGACCCCCAGCGCGAGCGGCCCGAGGTGCTCAGCCTGGCTCGGGAGCTGAGGACGTGCAGCCTGCGGGGCGCCCCGGCGCCTCCGCTGCCCTCGCAGCTCCGCCGCTGGAAAGCCGGCCCCCGGGAGCGGGCAGCCCAGGCGCGCTGA